The following nucleotide sequence is from Zea mays cultivar B73 chromosome 1, Zm-B73-REFERENCE-NAM-5.0, whole genome shotgun sequence.
CTCGCCAACACATCCTTCGAGCAAGGTCACTCATCTGTCTCCATATCTTCCTGTTGAAGGGGTCCAAAGCATAGGCCTCCGGTGATGAATACACAAAACATCCTCCAGGCCTTAATACCCTACCGACTTCCAGCAACAAGACCCCATCCTTCTGTAGCCAGTCAATCCGACAACGAGAGCAATGTGCCATTTCAAACGAGCGGCTTGGGTATGGCAGCCTCCTTGTGCCCAGCACACCAAGGGCTGCCGAGATCCCTCTCTCGAGGGCAAGCTGGATTTGATTTTCATGCACGTCGCTGGGAGCAAGAGACGTCGCAAGTACATCATGTGAAAGAAGGTAAGCGCCGAAGCTGGCAACCCCACAGCCAACATCAAGCACATTCCTGATGTTCCCTCCATTGTTGAGCGTACCATTTGGAAAATTCAGCATCTACCACGACAGGTGAAAAACGTTGGTCACGTCAGCCTACGATAGCAACCATGAACCATGTGCAAGAGATTAGCCTCGGGGGTATCTCAAACCTGCGCAAGGTGCACAATATACTTGCCAGCGCCAGTGTGGAAGTCGGTGCCACCGCCAGGGAAGTTGATCTTATCGCCATTGACGACCATCCACCGCTGGTCTGACTTCTCAGCGGTAAGGCATGGGTGCGGTATGTTGGCCTTCCAGACCTCGTCCCTGCTCCTCGGCCACCTAATGGGCACCTAAGCCGGAGCTGGTAGTGGAGGCCCCGGTCCAAGCACGGGATCAGCTCCAAGTGCCTCACGTCGCACACCTGTCACGTCACGACACACGCACGCGGGTCAGCAGCACTCGCTCAGGAAAGCACATACCGCACCCATGGCCCATCATGACTCCGTTAACGAAACAAGCAGATAGCGCGAGGGTTGTGCTATCGCGGTGCACACCGGGATGGAGGAGACGAAGAGGCCCGTTGGGAAAGATTGCGTCCCTCGGTCCCCGATACCCTCCACCTCCACCGCCTCTGGCCGCCGCCACGCACGGGAGAGGGAGGGACGCCGCCTCTACACGCGCTGGAGAGGGATAAGGCGCCGTCGCCGTCACGCGTGGTGGAGAGATTGGGGCGCCGCCGTGTGCGGGCAGGGAAGGGGGTGGTCTTGGCGAGAGGTGTGGAGCGAAGGAGTTTGTTGCCGTGGGGCGAGGCATGGAGCCTTCCCAAGAAGCGGATACGGTTGATGCGAAGCGAGCAGCGACAACCAGCTAGGGTAGGACGACCGGGATGCAAGCGGGCGTGAGCAGCAGATACAGACGGTCTAGATTGACCGAAGACAGAACAAGGGAAGACAGGCTACCCTtggagccttaataagtagtatagattttaATCTACCTGTTTCATCACTACATTTTAACCATCAATATCATGCATACCTATTGTTGAGCAGTAAATTGAGCGCCAGATGGTCCGGCctttgaggccggacggtccgcgcgtgcgcagagcagattagggtttcgagttttgtgctacggttgttagctagattcgcggaattaagctcagaaattagtttgtaaagggtccagcccccctcctctataaatagagaggtatacggccgatttgtaatcattaatcgaatcaataacacttttatctcgcatttatttcctgtacaattaggagtagttctagtctagttctagtttagcctctcaatccccaaattcaggTTAGTGTTTTTTAATAATTTCATATCCAATTCAAAAGCGAAACCAGAAATTGACAATCATAATGCAGTTGTACGAACAAATAGTAGCTCCACCAATTCAGGTTAGTGTtttttaataatttcataaccagAAAAAGAATTGTTTTCTTTTTAAGGTTATCAACCATACCATGTTTATATTGAACATTTAAATTATTGGCATGAGATCAAGAATACCACGGACACCATGGTATTCTCCAGCTCCTTCCACACTGCAGATATGGTCGCAGGAGGAAACATGCATGTATTAAGTTTACCAGAACGACTATTTCAGACGGAGATTCCTAGCTCGTCTCTGCTACTGCTGGAATAATGACCTGTGGAGGTGACCACGGGCTGGACGTCGGCGCGCTTCGCCAGCGCCTCCATGTACTCCTCCATGCTCATCCCGAACGTCATGCACCTCTCTATCAGGTGCTGCACTTGCGCCATGACCCATGAACTACGCCCGCAGATGGGATATTTAATTACCGTGTGGATATAAGAGGCGGGATCAGAGTTGTCTCTGGCTCCGGGAGCCATGGATCCTTCTGGGTTTTTTTTGCTCCGGCTCCGACAGTGCCCTGTTGACCTTTCTCTCTTTGTCTACTTCCTCCCGGAGCAGTTTCTCTACAGGCTATGGCGATTAGCGAGCGCTGCACGCAATCTGATTCTGTGTGTTGTGTTGTGTGGCGAACCGACGATGGTGATAAGGCGTGTAGAGTCGACAGGGGAGGATCCTATATATACATGCGCCACGGATGAGGACACCGCCTGCCGCCGGGCGCCTCGCTGGGAGAGGTCCACGGCTTGTCGTGGCGACGCCCGCTCGCCGCCGGGGCTTCCTCTGCTGGACCGAGTGCACGGAGCGGCCGCGGGAGGAAAAGCGGGGGTCGGCGGGCCGACCGTTCATGTGGGCGCGGGCAGCCGATTGGAGGAGGGGAGATTCGGAAGTGACGTGGGTCGGCCGACGGGGagattggagagcggtgcggggGAGAAACACATGAAAGATCCGACGGT
It contains:
- the LOC109942110 gene encoding uncharacterized protein encodes the protein MAPGARDNSDPASYIHTVIKYPICGRSSWVMAQVQHLIERCMTFGMSMEEYMEALAKRADVQPVVTSTVWKELENTMVSVVFLISCQ